The Streptomyces sp. B3I8 nucleotide sequence CCGTGCCGGAAGGCGCCGACCACCACCTCGGCGATGAGCATCGCCTGCGCGATGACCAGCGCCGCCCCGACGACGCCCAGGGCGACGACCGCCAGCATGAAGAAGCGGGTGGCACGCGCGTAACGCAGCAGACGCGGGTCGATTGGTTTCACGTGAAACACACCCTCGGGGTCGAAGAGGGGTGAAGCAGGTGTGTTTCACGTGAAACACACCTTGCCTCCCACGGGTCGTGGATCAGTGCGCGGCGTCCGCGATGTGGTGGGTGCCGATGCGCTTGCGGAACACCCAGTAGGTCCATGCCTGGTAGAGCAGCACGAGCGGCGTGGCGATGCCGGCGCACCAGGTCATGATCTTCAGGGTGTACGGACTCGACGAGGAGTTGGTGACCGTGAGGCTCCAGTCCGGGTCGAGCGAGGACGGCATGACGTTGGGGAAGAGAGTCAGGAAGAACATCGCGACCACGGCCACGACGGTCAGTCCGGACAGGGCGAACGCCCAGCCCTCCCTGCCCGTCCGGGTCGCCCCCAGCGCGGTGACGAGCGCGGCCACGGCCACCACGAGAGCCACCAGCGAGCCGGTGTCCCCCTTGTCGGCCTGCGTCCACAGCAGGAAGACGAGCGCCAGAACGGCGGTCGCCGCCCCGACCCTCAGGGCCAGCCGCCGCGCCCGCTCCCTGATCTCCCCGATGGTCTTGAGGCCGACGAAGACGGTGCCGTGGAAGGTGAACAGCGCCAGCGTCACCACTCCGCCCAGCAGGGCGTACGGGTTGAGCAGGTCCCAGACGTTGCCGACGTACTCGAGATCGGAGTCGATCTTCACTCCGCGCACGATGTTGGCGAAGGCCACGCCCCACAGGAAGGCCGGGAGCAGCGAGGCCCA carries:
- the cydB gene encoding cytochrome d ubiquinol oxidase subunit II, whose amino-acid sequence is MELHDVWFVLIAVLWTGYFFLEGFDFGVGVLTRLLARNRSEKRVLINTIGPVWDGNEVWLLTAGGATFAAFPEWYATLFSGFYLPLLVILVCLIVRGVAFEYRAKRPEEKWQRNWEAAIFWASLLPAFLWGVAFANIVRGVKIDSDLEYVGNVWDLLNPYALLGGVVTLALFTFHGTVFVGLKTIGEIRERARRLALRVGAATAVLALVFLLWTQADKGDTGSLVALVVAVAALVTALGATRTGREGWAFALSGLTVVAVVAMFFLTLFPNVMPSSLDPDWSLTVTNSSSSPYTLKIMTWCAGIATPLVLLYQAWTYWVFRKRIGTHHIADAAH